aaaaataaccttCTAATCTCAGACCACTACCACCCAATCCTCTCAGTCCTATCCAAACCCATTCGCTCTCTCATCTCCTCACATTTTTTCTTCACCACCCACTCCCTCCTCAACTCCGCCCAACACCTCCTCTACCTCTCCCTCCGCTCCTCGGACCACCACCACTCCACTTGGTTCGCCCTCTACCAAAACCCCAACCCCCTCAACGCTGCCGCTCGCCTCCTCGTCCCGATCCCTCCCATCTCTATCCCCTCCGTCAGGGCCGCCTACGCCTTCGTCGGTTCTTCAATCTATGTCCTCGATGAGTCCGTCGACGACACACTGTCCAATAATGTATGGATCCTCGACTACCGCTTACACACGTGGCGCTCCGGGCCGTCAATGCTGGTGGCGTGTGAGTTTGCCGCGGCAGGGGTTGTGGACGGGAGAGTGTACGTGATCGGCGATTGCGTGACAAACTCGTGGACAGGTCGGAGT
The nucleotide sequence above comes from Fragaria vesca subsp. vesca unplaced genomic scaffold, FraVesHawaii_1.0 scf0511432, whole genome shotgun sequence. Encoded proteins:
- the LOC101306290 gene encoding F-box/kelch-repeat protein SKIP6-like produces the protein MCNDKNNLLISDHYHPILSVLSKPIRSLISSHFFFTTHSLLNSAQHLLYLSLRSSDHHHSTWFALYQNPNPLNAAARLLVPIPPISIPSVRAAYAFVGSSIYVLDESVDDTLSNNVWILDYRLHTWRSGPSMLVACEFAAAGVVDGRVYVIGDCVTNSWTGRSVRPRLWIGVRVARRRWLVRWRFGGSG